The following proteins are encoded in a genomic region of Oncorhynchus kisutch isolate 150728-3 linkage group LG4, Okis_V2, whole genome shotgun sequence:
- the ldhbb gene encoding L-lactate dehydrogenase B-B chain isoform X1, with amino-acid sequence MLITWWYLYLAARSIVKQTLNMASILQKLITPLFSGTPEPARNKVTVVGVGQVGMACAVSILLRELADELALVDVMEDKLKGEMMDLQHGSLFLKTPKIVASKDYSVTANSRIVVVTAGVRQQEGESRLNLVQRNVNIFKHIIPQIIKHSPKCIIIVVSNPVDVLTYVTWKLSGLPKHRVIGSGTNLDSARFRYLMAEKLGIHATSFNGWILGEHGDTSVPVWSGTNVAGVNLQTLNPDIGTDADQENWKDTHKQVVDSAYEVIKLKGYTNWAIGLSVADLTESLIRNMNRIHPVSTMVKGMYGIDDEVYLSLPCVLNAGGVASVVNMTLTDDEIGQIKQSADTLWDIQKDLTDV; translated from the exons ATGTTGATTACATGGTGGTATTTATATCTCGCAGCTCGGAGCATCGTCAAACAAA CATTGAACATGGCCTCTATCCTTCAGAAGCTCATCACTCCCCTGTTCAGTGGGACACCTGAGCCCGCCAGGAACAAGGTGACAGTGGTGGGGGTCGGCCAGGTCGGCATGGCCTGTGCTGTCAGTATCCTGCTCAGG gagctGGCTGATGAGCTGGCCTTGGTGGATGTGATGGAGGACAAGTTGAAGGGAGAGATGATGGATCTGCAGCATGGCAGCCTCTTCCTCAAAACGCCCAAGATAGTCGCCAGCAAAG ACTACTCTGTGACGGCGAACTCTCGTATCGTCGTGGTAACTGCGGGCGTTCGTCAGCAGGAGGGAGAAAGCAGGTTGAACCTGGTTCAGAGGAACGTCAACATCTTCAAACACATCATCCCTCAGATCATAAAACACTCCCCCAAGTGCATCATCATCGTGGTCTCCAACCCAG TTGATGTGCTGACCTACGTGACCTGGAAGTTGAGCGGCCTGCCCAAGCACCGTGTCATTGGCAGTGGCACCAACCTGGACTCTGCCCGTTTCCGTTACCTGATGGCTGAAAAACTGGGCATCCATGCTACCAGCTTCAACGGATGGATCCTGGGAGAACACGGAGACACCAGtg TCCCTGTGTGGAGCGGCACTAACGTAGCAGGTGTCAACCTGCAGACACTGAACCCTGACATCGGTACTGATGCTGACCAGGAGAACTGGAAGGACACTCACAAACAGGTGGTTGACAG TGCCTATGAGGTGATCAAGTTGAAGGGCTATACTAACTGGGCCATTGGCCTGAGTGTAGCTGACCTCACTGAGAGCCTCATCAGGAACATGAACAGGATCCACCCTGTCTCCACAATGGTGAAG GGCATGTACGGGATCGATGACGAGGTGTACTTGAGCCTGCCGTGCGTGCTGAATGCTGGGGGTGTGGCCAGCGTGGTCAACATGACCCTGACGGACGACGAGATCGGCCAGATAAAACAGAGCGCTGACACACTGTGGGACATCCAGAAGGACCTGACTGACGTGTAG
- the ldhbb gene encoding L-lactate dehydrogenase B-B chain isoform X2, with translation MASILQKLITPLFSGTPEPARNKVTVVGVGQVGMACAVSILLRELADELALVDVMEDKLKGEMMDLQHGSLFLKTPKIVASKDYSVTANSRIVVVTAGVRQQEGESRLNLVQRNVNIFKHIIPQIIKHSPKCIIIVVSNPVDVLTYVTWKLSGLPKHRVIGSGTNLDSARFRYLMAEKLGIHATSFNGWILGEHGDTSVPVWSGTNVAGVNLQTLNPDIGTDADQENWKDTHKQVVDSAYEVIKLKGYTNWAIGLSVADLTESLIRNMNRIHPVSTMVKGMYGIDDEVYLSLPCVLNAGGVASVVNMTLTDDEIGQIKQSADTLWDIQKDLTDV, from the exons ATGGCCTCTATCCTTCAGAAGCTCATCACTCCCCTGTTCAGTGGGACACCTGAGCCCGCCAGGAACAAGGTGACAGTGGTGGGGGTCGGCCAGGTCGGCATGGCCTGTGCTGTCAGTATCCTGCTCAGG gagctGGCTGATGAGCTGGCCTTGGTGGATGTGATGGAGGACAAGTTGAAGGGAGAGATGATGGATCTGCAGCATGGCAGCCTCTTCCTCAAAACGCCCAAGATAGTCGCCAGCAAAG ACTACTCTGTGACGGCGAACTCTCGTATCGTCGTGGTAACTGCGGGCGTTCGTCAGCAGGAGGGAGAAAGCAGGTTGAACCTGGTTCAGAGGAACGTCAACATCTTCAAACACATCATCCCTCAGATCATAAAACACTCCCCCAAGTGCATCATCATCGTGGTCTCCAACCCAG TTGATGTGCTGACCTACGTGACCTGGAAGTTGAGCGGCCTGCCCAAGCACCGTGTCATTGGCAGTGGCACCAACCTGGACTCTGCCCGTTTCCGTTACCTGATGGCTGAAAAACTGGGCATCCATGCTACCAGCTTCAACGGATGGATCCTGGGAGAACACGGAGACACCAGtg TCCCTGTGTGGAGCGGCACTAACGTAGCAGGTGTCAACCTGCAGACACTGAACCCTGACATCGGTACTGATGCTGACCAGGAGAACTGGAAGGACACTCACAAACAGGTGGTTGACAG TGCCTATGAGGTGATCAAGTTGAAGGGCTATACTAACTGGGCCATTGGCCTGAGTGTAGCTGACCTCACTGAGAGCCTCATCAGGAACATGAACAGGATCCACCCTGTCTCCACAATGGTGAAG GGCATGTACGGGATCGATGACGAGGTGTACTTGAGCCTGCCGTGCGTGCTGAATGCTGGGGGTGTGGCCAGCGTGGTCAACATGACCCTGACGGACGACGAGATCGGCCAGATAAAACAGAGCGCTGACACACTGTGGGACATCCAGAAGGACCTGACTGACGTGTAG